Proteins encoded together in one Pantoea sp. CCBC3-3-1 window:
- the rplR gene encoding 50S ribosomal protein L18 — protein MDKKSARIRRATRARRKLKELGATRLVVHRTPRHIYAQVIAPNGSEVLVAASTVEKAISEQLKYTGNKDAAAAVGKAVAERAIEKGITGVSFDRSGFQYHGRVQALADAAREAGLQF, from the coding sequence ATGGATAAGAAATCTGCTCGTATCCGTCGTGCGACCCGCGCACGCCGCAAGCTCAAAGAGCTGGGTGCAACTCGCCTGGTGGTACATCGTACCCCGCGTCATATTTACGCACAGGTAATTGCTCCAAACGGTTCTGAAGTCCTGGTTGCTGCTTCTACAGTAGAAAAAGCAATCAGTGAGCAACTGAAGTACACTGGAAACAAAGACGCCGCCGCAGCTGTTGGTAAAGCAGTCGCTGAGCGCGCAATCGAAAAAGGCATCACTGGTGTTTCTTTCGACCGCTCTGGTTTCCAATATCATGGTCGTGTCCAGGCACTGGCAGATGCTGCCCGTGAAGCTGGCCTACAGTTCTAA
- the rpmD gene encoding 50S ribosomal protein L30, translating into MAKTIKITQTRSSIGRLPKHKATLLGLGLRRINHTVEREDTPAVRGMVNAISYMVKVEE; encoded by the coding sequence ATGGCGAAGACTATTAAGATTACTCAAACCCGTAGTTCGATCGGACGTTTGCCGAAACACAAGGCAACGCTGCTTGGCCTGGGTCTGCGTCGTATTAACCACACCGTAGAGCGTGAAGACACGCCAGCTGTACGCGGTATGGTTAACGCGATTTCCTACATGGTTAAAGTGGAGGAGTAA
- the secY gene encoding preprotein translocase subunit SecY, whose product MAKQPGLDFQSAKGGFGELKRRLLFVIGALIVFRIGSFIPIPGIDATVLAKLLEQQRGTIIEMFNMFSGGALSRASIFALGIMPYISASIIIQLLTVVHPALAEIKKEGEAGRRKISQYTRYGTLVLGIFQSIGIATGLPNMPGMQGLVLNPGFAFYFTAVVSLVTGTMFLMWLGEQITERGIGNGISIIIFAGIVAGLPPAIGHTIEQARQGDLHFLLLLLVAVLVFAVTFFVVFVERGQRRIVVNYAKRQQGRRVYAAQSTHLPLKVNMAGVIPAIFASSIILFPATIASWFGGGTGWNWLTTISMYLQPGQPLYVLLYATAIIFFCFFYTALVFNPRETADNLKKSGAFVPGIRPGEQTAKYIDKVMTRLTLVGALYITFICLIPEFMRDAMKVPFYFGGTSLLIVVVVIMDFMAQVQTLMMSSQYESALKKANLKGYGR is encoded by the coding sequence ATGGCTAAGCAACCGGGATTAGATTTTCAAAGTGCCAAGGGTGGTTTTGGCGAACTAAAACGCAGACTTCTGTTTGTTATTGGTGCGCTGATTGTTTTCCGCATTGGCTCTTTTATTCCAATCCCTGGTATCGATGCCACTGTACTTGCCAAACTGCTTGAGCAACAGCGTGGCACCATCATTGAAATGTTCAACATGTTCTCTGGTGGTGCACTGAGTCGTGCTTCTATCTTTGCTCTGGGTATTATGCCGTATATCTCGGCCTCTATTATTATCCAGCTGCTGACGGTGGTTCATCCAGCGTTAGCAGAAATAAAGAAAGAAGGGGAGGCTGGCCGTCGTAAGATTAGCCAGTACACCCGCTACGGCACTCTGGTACTGGGTATATTTCAGTCAATCGGTATTGCTACCGGTTTACCGAATATGCCTGGAATGCAGGGCCTGGTGTTAAACCCAGGCTTTGCCTTCTACTTTACCGCTGTTGTCAGCCTGGTTACCGGAACAATGTTCCTGATGTGGCTGGGTGAACAGATTACTGAGCGAGGTATCGGTAACGGTATCTCTATCATAATCTTCGCTGGTATTGTTGCGGGTCTGCCGCCGGCCATTGGCCATACCATCGAGCAAGCGCGGCAAGGCGACCTGCACTTCCTCCTGTTGCTGTTGGTTGCAGTTCTCGTATTTGCAGTGACCTTCTTCGTTGTTTTCGTTGAGCGTGGTCAACGCCGCATTGTGGTGAACTATGCGAAACGTCAGCAAGGCCGTCGTGTCTATGCTGCGCAGAGCACACATTTACCGTTGAAAGTGAATATGGCAGGGGTTATCCCGGCAATCTTTGCTTCCAGCATTATTCTGTTCCCAGCGACCATCGCGTCGTGGTTCGGGGGCGGAACCGGATGGAACTGGCTGACAACTATTTCAATGTATTTGCAGCCCGGCCAGCCGCTTTATGTGCTACTCTATGCGACTGCAATCATCTTCTTCTGTTTCTTCTACACGGCGTTGGTTTTCAACCCGCGTGAAACAGCAGATAACCTGAAGAAGTCTGGTGCATTTGTACCAGGAATTCGTCCGGGAGAACAGACGGCGAAGTACATCGATAAAGTAATGACACGCCTGACATTAGTTGGTGCGCTCTACATTACTTTCATCTGCCTAATCCCGGAGTTCATGCGTGATGCGATGAAAGTTCCATTCTACTTTGGCGGTACATCACTGCTGATCGTAGTCGTTGTCATCATGGACTTTATGGCTCAAGTGCAAACTCTGATGATGTCAAGTCAGTACGAGTCTGCATTGAAGAAAGCAAACCTGAAAGGCTACGGCCGTTAA
- the rplF gene encoding 50S ribosomal protein L6 — protein sequence MSRVAKAPVVIPAGVEVKLDGQVISIKGKNGELTRTINAAVEVTHADNSLTFAPREGFSDAWAQAGTSRALLNGMVIGVTEGFTKKLQLVGVGYRAAVKGNAVSLALGFSHPVEHALPAGVTAECPSQTEIVLKSADKQMVGQVAADIRAYRRPEPYKGKGVRYADEVVRTKEAKKK from the coding sequence ATGTCTCGTGTTGCTAAAGCACCTGTCGTCATTCCTGCCGGCGTAGAGGTAAAACTCGACGGTCAGGTTATTTCGATTAAAGGTAAAAACGGCGAGCTGACTCGTACCATCAACGCTGCTGTAGAAGTTACGCATGCTGACAACTCCCTGACTTTCGCTCCGCGCGAAGGTTTCTCGGATGCTTGGGCGCAGGCTGGTACTTCTCGCGCACTGCTGAACGGTATGGTTATCGGTGTTACCGAAGGCTTCACTAAGAAGCTGCAGCTGGTTGGTGTAGGTTATCGTGCGGCCGTGAAAGGCAACGCAGTGAGTTTAGCTCTTGGCTTCTCTCACCCAGTTGAACACGCGCTGCCAGCCGGAGTTACTGCTGAATGTCCAAGCCAGACTGAAATCGTGCTGAAAAGCGCTGATAAGCAGATGGTTGGTCAGGTTGCAGCTGATATCCGCGCCTACCGTCGTCCTGAGCCTTATAAAGGCAAGGGTGTTCGTTACGCCGACGAAGTCGTGCGTACCAAAGAGGCTAAGAAGAAGTAA
- the rpsE gene encoding 30S ribosomal protein S5, with translation MAHIEKQAGELQEKLIAVNRVSKTVKGGRIFSFTALTVVGDGNGRIGFGYGKAREVPAAIQKAMEKARRNMINVALNDGTLQHPVKGVHTGSRVFMQPASQGTGIIAGGAMRAVLEVAGVHNVLAKAYGSTNPINVVRATLDGLANMNSPEMVAAKRGKSVEDILG, from the coding sequence ATGGCACACATCGAAAAACAAGCTGGCGAACTGCAGGAAAAGCTGATCGCGGTAAATCGCGTATCGAAAACCGTTAAAGGTGGTCGTATTTTCTCCTTCACTGCTCTGACAGTGGTAGGTGACGGTAACGGTCGCATCGGTTTTGGTTACGGTAAAGCGCGTGAAGTTCCAGCAGCGATCCAGAAAGCGATGGAAAAAGCCCGTCGCAATATGATCAACGTCGCGCTGAACGACGGCACCCTGCAGCACCCTGTTAAAGGTGTGCACACAGGTTCTCGTGTGTTCATGCAGCCAGCTTCTCAAGGTACCGGTATCATTGCCGGCGGTGCAATGCGCGCCGTTCTGGAAGTCGCTGGGGTTCATAACGTTCTGGCTAAAGCCTACGGTTCCACTAACCCGATCAACGTGGTTCGTGCAACGCTGGATGGCCTGGCCAACATGAATTCCCCAGAAATGGTCGCTGCCAAGCGTGGCAAATCCGTTGAAGACATTCTGGGGTAA
- the rplO gene encoding 50S ribosomal protein L15, whose translation MRLNTLSPAEGSKHASKRLGRGIGSGLGKTGGRGHKGQNSRSGGGVRRGFEGGQMPLYRRLPKFGFTSRKAAVTAEVRLSDLAKVEGGIVDLNTLKAANIIGIQIEFAKIMLSGEVAVPVTVRGLRVTKGARAAIEAAGGKIEE comes from the coding sequence ATGCGTTTAAATACTCTGTCTCCGGCCGAAGGGTCTAAACACGCTTCTAAGCGTTTGGGTCGTGGTATCGGTTCTGGCCTCGGCAAAACCGGTGGTCGTGGTCACAAAGGTCAGAACTCTCGTTCTGGCGGTGGCGTACGTCGCGGGTTCGAAGGTGGTCAGATGCCTCTGTACCGTCGTCTGCCGAAATTCGGTTTCACCTCTCGCAAAGCAGCAGTAACCGCAGAAGTGCGTCTGTCTGACCTGGCGAAAGTTGAAGGCGGGATCGTCGACCTGAACACGCTGAAAGCAGCTAACATTATCGGTATTCAGATTGAATTCGCTAAAATTATGCTGTCTGGCGAAGTCGCTGTACCGGTAACGGTTCGCGGTCTGCGTGTCACTAAAGGCGCTCGTGCTGCAATCGAAGCTGCTGGCGGTAAAATTGAGGAATAA